The genomic DNA TCGTGAACGACTACGACGTCGTCGTGCTGGGGGTCGCGAACATCCTCGGGCAGTTCCCGGAACGGGTCGTCATCGCCGAGATCGACACCAACCGTGGGCTGCACGACGAGGTCGACGTCGTCCTCTACGACTCCTTCGGCCAGCCGGAGTCCGACCGCGACGAGGTCCGCGTGCTCGTCGAGAACCCGAACGCGCGCCGCGTGGTCGTCTACACCTGGAACTTCCACCCCGACCTCGTCGAGCGCGCCCGCAAGCAGGGCGTGCACGGCTACCTGTCGAAGTCGCTGTCCGCCGCCGGGCTCGTCTCGGCGCTCGAGGCGGTGCACGCCGGGGAGATGGTCGTCAGCGAACCTCCACCGCGCGCCCGCCCGGCTAGCGGCTCGGACTGGCCCGGTCGCAGCCGCGGCCTCAGCGACCGGGAGTCGGAGGTCCTGGCCCTCATCACCCAGGGCCACAGCAACGAGGAGGTCGCCGGCCTGACCTACCTCAGCATCAACACGGTCAAGTCCTACATCCGGTCGGCCT from Microlunatus sagamiharensis includes the following:
- a CDS encoding response regulator transcription factor, which produces MTSATTTRTRPITVALVNDYDVVVLGVANILGQFPERVVIAEIDTNRGLHDEVDVVLYDSFGQPESDRDEVRVLVENPNARRVVVYTWNFHPDLVERARKQGVHGYLSKSLSAAGLVSALEAVHAGEMVVSEPPPRARPASGSDWPGRSRGLSDRESEVLALITQGHSNEEVAGLTYLSINTVKSYIRSAYRKIGAVNRTQAVLWGVENGFKPDHRRIDHWRGGP